One segment of Nocardia farcinica DNA contains the following:
- the gdhA gene encoding NADP-specific glutamate dehydrogenase codes for MAVLDEKLHEVYEEILRRNPGEIEFHQAAFEVLESLGPVVAKHPEYTDGAVLRRLCEPERQIIFRVPWVDDQGRVQINRGFRVEFNSALGPYKGGLRFHPSVYLGIVKFLGFEQIFKNSLTGMPIGGGKGGSDFDPKGRSDGEVMRFCQSFMTELYRHIGEYTDVPAGDIGVGGREIGYLFGQYKRITNRYESGVLTGKGLTWGGSQVRPEATGYGTVFFVDEILRSRGDSFEGKKVVVSGSGNVAVFAIEKVEQLGGTVVACSDSGGYVVDDKGIDLDLLKDLKQVRRGRMCDYVEERGGTARYVENQSVWDVPCDIALPCATQNELDGEAAATLIRNGVRIVAEGANMPCTPEAARAFTEAGVTFAPGKAVNAGGVATSALEMQQNASRDSWSFEHTEERLAEIMRGIHDRCLETADEYGSPGSYTAGANIAGFTRVADAMLALGII; via the coding sequence ATGGCTGTCTTGGACGAGAAGCTGCACGAGGTCTACGAGGAGATCCTGCGGCGCAACCCCGGCGAGATCGAGTTCCATCAAGCCGCCTTCGAGGTACTGGAAAGCCTCGGCCCGGTCGTGGCCAAGCACCCCGAGTACACCGACGGCGCCGTCCTGCGGCGGTTGTGCGAGCCCGAGCGCCAGATCATCTTCCGCGTGCCCTGGGTCGACGACCAGGGGCGCGTGCAGATCAACCGCGGTTTCCGGGTGGAGTTCAACTCCGCCCTCGGTCCGTACAAGGGCGGCCTGCGCTTCCATCCCAGCGTCTACCTGGGCATCGTGAAGTTCCTCGGCTTCGAGCAGATCTTCAAGAACTCGCTCACCGGCATGCCGATCGGCGGCGGCAAGGGCGGGTCCGACTTCGACCCCAAGGGCCGCTCCGACGGCGAGGTCATGCGCTTCTGTCAGTCGTTCATGACCGAGCTGTACCGCCACATCGGCGAATACACCGACGTGCCCGCCGGCGACATCGGGGTCGGCGGCCGCGAGATCGGCTACCTGTTCGGCCAGTACAAGCGCATCACCAACCGCTACGAATCCGGCGTGCTCACCGGCAAGGGCCTGACCTGGGGCGGCTCCCAGGTGCGCCCGGAAGCCACCGGCTACGGCACCGTGTTCTTCGTCGACGAGATCCTGCGCTCGCGCGGTGACAGCTTCGAGGGCAAGAAGGTGGTGGTGTCCGGCTCGGGCAACGTCGCCGTCTTCGCGATCGAGAAGGTCGAACAACTCGGCGGCACCGTGGTGGCGTGCTCCGATTCCGGCGGCTACGTCGTCGACGACAAGGGCATCGACCTCGACCTGCTCAAGGACCTCAAGCAGGTCCGCCGCGGCCGCATGTGCGACTACGTCGAGGAACGCGGCGGCACCGCCCGCTACGTGGAGAACCAGTCCGTCTGGGACGTGCCCTGCGACATCGCCCTGCCGTGCGCGACCCAGAACGAGCTCGACGGCGAGGCCGCGGCCACCCTGATCCGCAACGGTGTCCGCATCGTCGCCGAGGGCGCCAACATGCCCTGCACCCCCGAGGCCGCGCGCGCCTTCACCGAGGCCGGTGTCACCTTCGCCCCCGGCAAGGCCGTCAACGCGGGCGGCGTCGCCACCAGCGCCCTGGAGATGCAGCAGAACGCCTCCCGCGACTCCTGGTCGTTCGAGCACACCGAGGAACGCCTCGCCGAGATCATGCGCGGCATCCACGACCGCTGCCTGGAAACCGCCGACGAATACGGCTCCCCCGGCAGCTACACCGCGGGCGCCAACATCGCCGGCTTCACCCGCGTCGCCGACGCCATGCTGGCCCTGGGCATCATCTGA
- a CDS encoding FAD-binding oxidoreductase gives MTVTLEPLRAQCTLHLPGDPGYDAARMPWNAAVDQRPAAVAVPRTAEEVAAVVRAAVAAGLRVAPQSTGHGAGALSERSMDDVVLLRLSELTGVTVDPAARTARVLGGTLWQDVLAATAPHGLTALHGSAPDVAVAGYVLGGGLSFYGRAHGLAVNSVRSLDVVGPDGTLVHASARQNPDLFWAVRGGGGNFGVVVALELELLPYPDVFAGMLLWDRARAADVVPAWVAWTETAPESVTTALRVMSFPPLPELPPFLSGRDVVIVDGAILATDEHAAELLAPLRALAPELDTFGRIPADALLQVHMDPPAPTPTVGDHSVLGDLDTAAVTALLDHVGDGTTHGLMFAELRHIGGALARPAVDGGALSHIPGTYGLLCVAVAPTPQAAVAGRAAAFAVVRAMAPWSRHNLIPTFTENRVDSGRMFDGEDWAKLCHLRDRLAPGAVFVANHAL, from the coding sequence ATGACCGTCACCCTCGAACCCTTGCGCGCACAGTGCACCCTGCACCTGCCCGGCGACCCCGGTTACGACGCCGCCCGCATGCCCTGGAACGCCGCCGTCGACCAGCGCCCCGCCGCCGTCGCCGTCCCCCGCACGGCCGAGGAGGTGGCGGCCGTGGTACGCGCCGCCGTCGCCGCGGGCCTGCGGGTGGCGCCGCAGAGCACCGGGCACGGGGCGGGCGCGCTGAGCGAGCGCTCGATGGACGACGTCGTGCTGCTGCGGCTTTCCGAACTCACCGGGGTGACCGTGGACCCGGCCGCCCGCACCGCCCGCGTCCTCGGCGGCACCCTGTGGCAGGACGTCCTGGCCGCCACCGCACCGCACGGTCTCACCGCCCTGCACGGCAGCGCCCCCGATGTCGCGGTCGCGGGTTACGTCCTCGGCGGCGGCCTGTCCTTCTACGGCCGCGCCCACGGCCTGGCCGTGAACTCCGTCCGCTCGCTCGACGTCGTCGGCCCCGACGGCACCCTCGTCCACGCCTCCGCGCGACAGAACCCGGATCTGTTCTGGGCCGTGCGCGGTGGCGGCGGCAACTTCGGCGTCGTCGTCGCCCTCGAACTCGAGCTGCTGCCCTACCCCGACGTGTTCGCGGGCATGCTGCTGTGGGACCGCGCCCGCGCCGCCGACGTCGTGCCCGCCTGGGTGGCGTGGACCGAGACCGCGCCCGAATCGGTGACCACCGCGTTGCGGGTGATGAGTTTCCCGCCGCTGCCCGAACTCCCGCCGTTCCTGTCCGGCCGCGACGTCGTCATCGTCGACGGCGCGATCCTGGCCACCGACGAGCACGCCGCCGAACTGCTCGCCCCGCTGCGCGCCCTCGCCCCCGAACTCGACACCTTCGGCCGCATTCCCGCCGACGCGCTCCTACAGGTCCACATGGACCCGCCCGCCCCCACGCCCACCGTCGGCGACCACAGCGTCCTCGGCGACCTCGACACCGCCGCCGTCACCGCCCTGCTCGACCACGTCGGCGACGGCACCACCCACGGACTGATGTTCGCCGAACTCCGCCACATCGGCGGCGCCCTCGCCCGCCCCGCCGTCGACGGCGGGGCCCTCTCCCACATCCCCGGCACCTACGGCCTGCTCTGCGTGGCCGTGGCCCCCACCCCGCAGGCCGCGGTCGCGGGCCGCGCCGCCGCCTTCGCGGTCGTCCGGGCGATGGCCCCCTGGTCCCGGCACAACCTCATCCCCACCTTCACCGAGAACCGCGTCGACAGCGGTCGCATGTTCGACGGCGAGGACTGGGCGAAGCTGTGCCACCTGCGCGACCGGCTCGCGCCCGGCGCGGTCTTCGTCGCCAATCACGCGCTCTAG
- a CDS encoding DUF2247 family protein, which produces MSDPIEHTAKFRIPASFIVDWARLTPGELHYGYTNQWISSADVVELALGSIVPSGSKMGIVEEISLLLSDELDRIPELMDQLIDRDDRVWTYLALAWVHENQEEFDDPFKTVDLIFADFGYPQDVGEFVTFMPPPPGGVPGYPGLRQRWKDYLEQNRSEFFLSRTPGARNDPREDA; this is translated from the coding sequence ATGAGTGATCCGATCGAGCACACAGCAAAATTCAGAATCCCGGCGTCTTTCATCGTCGACTGGGCCCGCTTGACTCCGGGAGAGCTTCATTACGGCTACACCAACCAATGGATATCATCCGCGGATGTGGTCGAGTTGGCGTTGGGGAGTATTGTGCCTTCCGGTTCCAAGATGGGTATCGTGGAGGAGATCTCTCTGCTGCTCTCGGATGAGCTCGATCGGATCCCTGAGCTGATGGACCAGTTGATCGACCGTGATGACCGCGTGTGGACGTATCTCGCACTCGCTTGGGTTCACGAGAACCAGGAAGAATTCGATGATCCGTTCAAGACCGTCGATTTGATATTCGCCGACTTCGGTTACCCGCAGGATGTCGGGGAGTTCGTCACCTTCATGCCGCCGCCCCCCGGCGGCGTCCCCGGATACCCGGGCCTTCGTCAACGTTGGAAGGACTATCTCGAACAAAACCGGTCCGAATTCTTCTTGTCGAGAACGCCCGGCGCCCGGAACGACCCTCGGGAAGATGCTTAG
- a CDS encoding PIG-L deacetylase family protein, translated as MTSPAPHLLVVVAHPDDEAFGCGSVLAHATRRGLRSTVVCATRGELGEPAPGSGLTRAELPTVREHELRTACALLGVDRVEVLGYRDSGVDGAPAPGALAAADPAELANRVAGYLDEIRPDVVVTLDASDGHRDHAAMRDATLAALDIATHRPAATYLFCLARSLMTEFTGDDRYGTPDADITHVVDVADLLPLRERAIRAHASQVPPFDAMNPALRHGFLAVDRLRRIDPPPTGPVRTCWIPTDRKALR; from the coding sequence ATGACTTCCCCCGCTCCCCACCTGCTCGTCGTGGTCGCGCACCCCGACGACGAGGCGTTCGGCTGCGGCTCGGTTCTCGCCCACGCCACCCGGCGCGGCCTGCGCAGCACGGTCGTGTGCGCGACCCGCGGCGAACTGGGCGAACCCGCGCCCGGCTCCGGCCTCACCCGCGCCGAACTCCCCACCGTCCGCGAGCACGAACTGCGCACCGCCTGCGCCCTGCTCGGCGTCGACCGGGTCGAGGTGCTCGGCTACCGCGACTCCGGCGTCGACGGTGCACCCGCCCCCGGCGCGCTCGCCGCCGCCGATCCGGCCGAGCTCGCGAACCGCGTCGCCGGCTACCTCGACGAGATCCGCCCCGACGTGGTCGTCACCCTCGACGCGAGCGACGGCCACCGCGACCACGCCGCCATGCGGGACGCCACCCTCGCCGCGCTCGACATCGCGACGCACCGCCCGGCAGCCACCTACCTGTTCTGCCTGGCGCGCTCGCTGATGACCGAATTCACCGGCGACGACCGCTACGGCACCCCCGACGCCGACATCACCCACGTCGTCGACGTCGCCGACCTGCTGCCGCTGCGGGAACGCGCGATCCGCGCGCACGCCTCCCAGGTGCCGCCCTTCGACGCGATGAATCCCGCGCTGCGCCATGGTTTCCTCGCCGTCGACCGGCTCCGCCGCATCGACCCGCCGCCCACCGGCCCCGTCCGAACCTGCTGGATCCCCACCGACCGAAAGGCCCTCCGATGA
- a CDS encoding WXG100 family type VII secretion target, translating to MTQGDGTFDVIPAEVRDAGRYLQLTAQELIDGVRTLDSQIGVLLQGWTGVSATAYQAGWEETRQGAQTVLDALATLAELMGVTADTHTQLDTDRATHTSSLDLP from the coding sequence ATGACGCAGGGTGATGGGACGTTCGATGTCATCCCGGCCGAGGTGCGCGACGCGGGGCGATACTTGCAGCTGACAGCCCAAGAATTGATCGACGGAGTCCGCACTCTGGATTCGCAGATCGGCGTTCTCTTACAAGGCTGGACCGGTGTGTCTGCGACTGCGTACCAGGCGGGCTGGGAGGAGACCCGGCAAGGCGCGCAAACGGTTCTGGACGCGCTCGCGACTCTGGCTGAACTCATGGGAGTCACCGCGGATACACACACCCAGCTCGACACCGACCGCGCCACGCACACCAGTTCACTCGATCTGCCGTAG
- a CDS encoding exonuclease domain-containing protein, whose protein sequence is MPRTVSMLPDHRLGACALVDLETSGLAPTVHRALSVTVITVEDTGVVSGEFHTLLDPGCDPGPVHIHGLTPERLSGAPKFEDVQQTLESLLRDRLLIAHNAGFDYGFLDQEFRRCGGKLPVSRRMCTLALARRVAPPTPDRRLASLAAHYGVVQRRSHDSLDDTRVLFGVLHGLLGDARRMGIDPPVLPCSPARATTVRYDRARVGPKPPCPYVNPGRFEPGKPLVQGMQVAITGSTRRTRAELVACGDEAGLNMVGSVSRRTSLLVTNQPLGSSAKARRATEHGTPTIDEEEFVRLLSAVQPGDTAAPVTRARSAPRRTPPTAPGPLAGRRILVVGGAHEEAALARTRIGELGGSAAVNLSATVTDILALANATSDRRFPRILELGLPIHGPELFTANGTASVGRLDDPQNLVRGQVIDLPIETSGHEWTFQFSWSQSVTREVDLVAFVLGESDRVSADEDFVFYNQPQNECVLLTTDGPNEQLITLRLDAVPGHCRRIVLAAALDEAEATFADLGPIEVEAAPGPDAAPIARTTLDAATTERTLLLLEVYLRGEAWRLRSVGQGYDTGLAALATRFGVDVEN, encoded by the coding sequence ATGCCGCGCACAGTATCCATGCTCCCCGACCATCGGCTGGGCGCGTGCGCCCTGGTCGACCTGGAGACGAGCGGCCTCGCTCCCACAGTCCACCGGGCGTTGTCGGTCACCGTGATCACCGTCGAGGACACCGGCGTGGTCTCGGGTGAATTCCACACCCTGCTCGACCCCGGTTGCGACCCGGGTCCGGTCCACATTCACGGACTCACGCCCGAACGGCTCTCCGGCGCCCCGAAGTTCGAGGACGTGCAGCAGACCCTGGAGTCACTACTGCGCGACCGCTTGCTGATCGCACACAACGCCGGTTTCGACTACGGCTTCCTCGACCAGGAGTTCCGCCGGTGCGGCGGCAAACTGCCGGTGTCGCGCCGGATGTGCACCCTCGCGCTCGCCCGCCGGGTCGCGCCCCCAACTCCGGATCGGCGCCTCGCCAGCCTCGCAGCACACTACGGGGTGGTCCAGCGCCGCTCCCACGATTCCCTCGATGACACGCGGGTGCTCTTCGGCGTGCTGCACGGTCTTCTCGGAGACGCCCGGCGAATGGGGATCGACCCGCCGGTCCTCCCCTGCTCACCCGCGCGCGCGACCACCGTCCGCTACGACCGCGCCCGCGTCGGCCCCAAGCCGCCTTGCCCCTACGTGAATCCGGGGCGCTTCGAGCCCGGGAAGCCTCTCGTCCAGGGCATGCAGGTGGCGATCACCGGCTCTACCCGCCGCACCCGTGCAGAACTCGTCGCGTGCGGTGATGAAGCCGGACTCAACATGGTCGGCTCGGTCAGCCGCCGCACCAGTCTGCTGGTTACCAACCAGCCTCTCGGCTCGTCCGCCAAGGCCCGCCGCGCAACAGAGCACGGCACGCCGACCATCGATGAAGAGGAGTTCGTTCGACTGCTGAGCGCCGTGCAACCCGGCGACACCGCTGCGCCCGTCACCCGAGCTCGATCGGCCCCACGCAGGACGCCGCCGACTGCGCCGGGACCACTGGCGGGCCGCCGCATTCTGGTCGTCGGCGGCGCGCACGAGGAAGCGGCGCTGGCGCGCACAAGGATCGGCGAACTGGGCGGGTCGGCCGCGGTCAACCTGTCCGCTACCGTCACCGATATCCTCGCGCTGGCCAACGCGACATCGGACCGGCGGTTCCCGAGAATCCTCGAACTCGGACTCCCCATTCACGGACCCGAGCTGTTCACCGCGAACGGGACCGCGTCGGTCGGACGCCTCGACGATCCCCAGAACTTGGTACGCGGTCAGGTCATCGATCTTCCGATCGAAACCTCAGGTCACGAGTGGACGTTCCAGTTCTCGTGGTCCCAGAGCGTCACCCGGGAGGTCGACCTCGTCGCCTTCGTTCTCGGCGAATCGGACCGCGTTTCTGCCGACGAGGATTTCGTCTTCTACAACCAACCGCAGAACGAGTGCGTCCTCCTCACCACCGACGGCCCGAACGAGCAGCTGATCACGCTTCGTCTCGACGCCGTCCCCGGTCACTGCCGCCGCATCGTCCTCGCGGCTGCCCTGGACGAGGCCGAGGCCACTTTCGCCGACCTGGGTCCCATAGAAGTCGAAGCAGCCCCGGGCCCCGATGCTGCCCCGATCGCCCGAACAACGCTCGATGCGGCGACGACCGAACGCACACTTCTCTTGCTCGAGGTCTACCTGCGCGGCGAAGCGTGGCGCCTGCGGTCGGTCGGCCAGGGCTACGACACCGGTCTCGCCGCACTGGCTACCCGCTTCGGCGTCGACGTGGAGAACTGA
- a CDS encoding WXG100 family type VII secretion target has translation MTEPFRVDLAELDDITTRVAGFVGFLEDSLAGIQQRIAAVQAGWNGPSAIAANDAFARWLIGAQDVTDGIRDMQAAAVAAHQRYTAAVTTNLEMLGRGGSPS, from the coding sequence ATGACCGAACCGTTCCGGGTCGATCTGGCCGAGCTCGACGACATCACCACTCGTGTAGCAGGTTTCGTCGGCTTCCTCGAAGACAGTCTCGCAGGGATCCAGCAGCGGATCGCTGCCGTGCAAGCAGGCTGGAACGGCCCGTCCGCCATCGCCGCGAATGATGCCTTCGCCCGTTGGCTTATCGGCGCACAGGACGTCACCGACGGAATCCGTGATATGCAGGCCGCCGCCGTCGCAGCACATCAGCGCTACACCGCGGCCGTGACAACGAACCTGGAGATGCTCGGCCGCGGTGGATCACCGTCATGA
- a CDS encoding SRPBCC family protein produces the protein MEATHSPAYRLARTGQVVPDAPAVAAGTIDIAAPRARVWQTLADVRKWPDIRGDISHIATTGPAATARSFTWHADGAPVVSTFAVVEPPTRLTWTTHDADHAGFSAIAVYEFDETDAGHTRIRCQESMDATAIGLPLDNETLTGLIQSWLDGLKSLIEQRGATEPDSGSAEHGVQ, from the coding sequence ATGGAAGCAACCCACAGTCCCGCCTACCGCCTCGCCCGCACCGGGCAGGTCGTCCCCGACGCCCCCGCCGTAGCGGCGGGGACGATCGACATCGCCGCACCACGAGCGCGGGTGTGGCAGACACTCGCCGACGTCCGGAAGTGGCCGGACATCCGCGGCGACATCTCCCATATCGCCACCACCGGCCCCGCGGCCACCGCGCGCTCCTTCACCTGGCACGCCGACGGCGCCCCGGTCGTCTCGACCTTCGCCGTGGTCGAGCCGCCCACCCGACTCACCTGGACCACACACGACGCAGACCACGCGGGATTCTCGGCAATCGCGGTCTACGAGTTCGACGAGACCGACGCCGGCCACACCCGCATCCGCTGCCAGGAATCCATGGACGCCACCGCCATCGGCCTCCCCCTCGACAACGAAACACTGACCGGCCTCATCCAGTCCTGGCTCGACGGACTGAAATCGCTCATCGAACAGCGAGGCGCTACGGAGCCGGATAGCGGGTCAGCCGAACACGGAGTTCAGTAG
- a CDS encoding helix-turn-helix transcriptional regulator, giving the protein MARGLTAARVRQDVDVVARAGLDLDTFLEEAVASVARAVPWVSACIATHDPVTHMLTSARKYGDLRDKNSHDHEFGLIEYGTVEPTAFTELARAEVPAAGVSLMTNGVVERSGRMASFMKPRFGFADEARLAFRDGRDVWGAMALFRGADDAPFDEAEVDFLASLAAPFAHGVRTGMLSRLAECRPPTTVTGPAVVIVGPDDQIAQMSLGAEQRLADLDLGVAGGDPLAPVAALIGAARRYGRGETTVPPRCRLRTGSGMWLVLHAGPLISRDGRQGEVVITIEEARPPEIVSIVVAAYGLSPRERDVVQLVLQGVDTKEIAATLHLSTYTVQDHLKSVFDKANVRSRRELISRVYFDQYVPRMGAELTPTGWFVGAEHEAIHRAGA; this is encoded by the coding sequence ATGGCTCGAGGACTGACGGCGGCGCGGGTGCGACAGGATGTCGACGTGGTCGCGCGCGCCGGCCTCGACCTCGACACCTTTCTGGAGGAGGCGGTGGCCTCGGTGGCGCGGGCGGTGCCGTGGGTGAGCGCCTGCATCGCCACCCACGACCCGGTCACGCACATGCTCACCAGCGCCAGGAAGTACGGCGACCTGCGCGACAAGAACAGCCACGACCACGAGTTCGGGCTCATCGAGTACGGCACCGTGGAGCCCACCGCGTTCACGGAGCTGGCTCGCGCCGAGGTGCCCGCGGCGGGTGTGTCGCTGATGACCAACGGTGTGGTCGAGCGCTCCGGCCGGATGGCGAGCTTCATGAAGCCGCGGTTCGGGTTCGCCGACGAAGCGCGGCTGGCGTTCCGGGACGGACGCGACGTGTGGGGCGCGATGGCGCTGTTCCGCGGCGCGGACGACGCACCGTTCGACGAGGCCGAGGTGGATTTCCTCGCCTCGCTGGCGGCCCCGTTCGCGCACGGGGTGCGCACCGGGATGCTCTCGCGGTTGGCCGAATGCCGCCCGCCCACCACCGTCACCGGCCCGGCGGTGGTGATCGTCGGTCCCGACGACCAGATCGCGCAGATGAGCCTGGGCGCCGAACAGCGCCTGGCCGACCTCGACCTGGGTGTCGCGGGTGGCGATCCGCTGGCGCCGGTGGCGGCCCTGATCGGCGCGGCCCGGCGCTACGGCCGCGGAGAGACGACGGTGCCGCCGCGGTGCCGGTTACGCACCGGCAGCGGAATGTGGCTGGTGCTGCACGCCGGGCCGCTGATCTCCCGCGACGGCAGGCAGGGCGAGGTGGTGATCACCATCGAGGAGGCCAGGCCGCCGGAGATCGTGTCGATCGTCGTGGCGGCCTACGGCCTGTCCCCGCGCGAACGTGACGTCGTGCAACTGGTGCTGCAGGGCGTGGATACCAAGGAGATCGCCGCGACCCTGCACCTGTCGACCTATACCGTGCAGGACCATTTGAAGTCGGTGTTCGACAAGGCGAACGTGCGGTCGCGCCGCGAACTCATCTCGCGGGTCTACTTCGACCAGTACGTGCCGCGCATGGGCGCGGAACTCACCCCGACGGGCTGGTTCGTCGGAGCAGAGCACGAGGCGATCCACCGAGCCGGCGCCTGA
- a CDS encoding TetR/AcrR family transcriptional regulator: protein MGCFHANSQTIQCIDTPYRFASATVNAEVFDNVRFDRTLALLWGEDATRVGRSGATIADFVAAATAILDEQGAEGLSMRSVANRLGVRTMATYTFGNKNDLVALVVDRAYRDMYPSDKRPGRLAWRPGLTEVAHANRALGLAHPWLHELQVVRSLMGPHELRKRDHELAPLEATPLSDVEKDQVLTQLLLHVAGMTRIENSLRRERDATGLDDAQWWQEVMPTLEPIAEGDPFPLAQRIGLAAQSARNGRFWTDEAFEFGLERLLDGIEVLIEKRSGDGG from the coding sequence GTGGGTTGCTTCCATGCGAACTCCCAAACGATACAATGTATCGATACACCGTATCGTTTCGCCTCGGCTACTGTCAACGCGGAGGTGTTCGACAACGTGCGATTCGACAGGACGCTGGCGCTGCTCTGGGGTGAGGACGCGACGCGGGTCGGCCGCTCCGGCGCGACGATCGCGGATTTCGTCGCGGCCGCGACGGCGATTCTGGATGAGCAAGGCGCGGAAGGACTTTCGATGCGCTCTGTGGCGAATCGACTCGGCGTGCGAACGATGGCGACCTATACGTTCGGCAACAAGAACGACCTCGTCGCGCTCGTCGTCGACCGCGCCTACCGCGACATGTACCCGTCGGACAAGCGGCCCGGACGGCTGGCGTGGCGGCCGGGGTTGACCGAGGTCGCGCACGCGAATCGGGCCCTCGGTCTCGCGCACCCCTGGTTGCACGAACTCCAGGTCGTTCGTTCGCTCATGGGACCCCACGAGTTGCGCAAGCGCGATCACGAACTCGCCCCGCTCGAGGCGACGCCGCTCAGCGACGTCGAAAAGGATCAAGTCCTCACGCAGCTGTTGCTCCACGTGGCGGGCATGACCCGGATCGAGAACTCGCTACGGCGTGAACGCGACGCGACCGGCCTCGACGACGCGCAGTGGTGGCAGGAGGTCATGCCGACACTCGAGCCGATCGCCGAGGGTGACCCGTTCCCCTTGGCACAGCGCATCGGACTCGCCGCGCAATCCGCCCGCAACGGCCGGTTCTGGACCGACGAGGCATTCGAGTTCGGCCTCGAACGCCTGCTCGACGGCATAGAAGTCCTCATCGAAAAGCGCTCGGGGGACGGTGGTTGA
- a CDS encoding DUF732 domain-containing protein — MRTHLVTLGVILTLAGGTAYALAAPDLPSAAGNSAARSATDIQFLRESFFDDEPAEVQNAAIKLARSQCAYLDTAGNSPADHRYLTESAVGTVEYPHLFLDAAIRAYCPHNRL, encoded by the coding sequence ATGCGCACGCATCTCGTCACCCTCGGCGTCATCCTCACCCTCGCCGGCGGCACCGCCTACGCCCTAGCCGCTCCCGACCTACCTTCGGCCGCAGGCAATTCCGCCGCCCGCAGCGCCACCGACATCCAGTTCCTGCGGGAGAGCTTCTTCGACGACGAACCGGCGGAGGTGCAGAACGCCGCCATCAAGCTCGCCCGCAGCCAGTGCGCCTACCTCGACACCGCGGGCAACAGCCCGGCCGATCACCGCTATCTCACCGAAAGCGCCGTCGGCACAGTCGAATACCCGCACCTGTTCCTCGATGCCGCGATCCGCGCCTACTGCCCGCACAACCGCCTCTGA
- a CDS encoding RDD family protein, with amino-acid sequence MSYEPAPFIRRLVARIIDLLFALVLTFVIAVPVSIIYAVVVATSGEAQEGVITAACVAFCYFLAYVGLEVFLLIRRGGQTLGKGLLGLRVVPAGEWARPQLSLRAATARMLIIFLPFVFFSLSGSIPESGALDTIALVGLLSLLLSLILAAMPVNGRRALHDLATGSRVVRAEKRKIVWTTDLPMVLPGRVDLSKRL; translated from the coding sequence ATGTCGTACGAACCCGCTCCGTTCATCCGCCGATTGGTCGCTCGAATCATCGATCTGCTGTTCGCTCTGGTGTTGACCTTCGTGATCGCGGTTCCGGTTTCGATTATCTACGCCGTCGTCGTGGCCACGTCAGGCGAGGCGCAGGAGGGCGTGATCACAGCTGCCTGCGTCGCGTTCTGCTATTTCCTCGCGTATGTGGGTCTGGAGGTCTTCCTGTTGATCCGGCGGGGCGGGCAGACCTTGGGCAAGGGGCTGCTCGGACTTCGTGTGGTACCAGCCGGCGAGTGGGCGCGCCCGCAGCTCTCCCTCCGGGCGGCTACCGCGCGGATGCTGATCATCTTCTTGCCGTTCGTGTTCTTTTCCCTGTCCGGAAGCATTCCCGAGTCCGGCGCGCTCGACACGATCGCTCTCGTCGGTCTCCTGAGCCTGCTGCTGAGTCTGATCCTGGCTGCGATGCCGGTCAACGGCCGACGGGCGCTTCACGACCTGGCTACTGGAAGTCGAGTCGTGCGCGCGGAAAAGCGCAAGATTGTCTGGACGACCGATCTTCCGATGGTTCTGCCCGGTCGCGTCGACCTGTCGAAGCGACTCTGA